One genomic window of Cupriavidus malaysiensis includes the following:
- a CDS encoding HesA/MoeB/ThiF family protein — translation MNDDQLLRYSRHILLDELGIEGQERLLGGHALVIGAGGLGTAALPYLASAGVGTITVVDDDAVDLTNLQRQILHTTASIGRAKVESAREGMLRINPGIAVRTVAARVGEAELAALAAEADVVLDCCDNFTTRQAVNRACVRHRVPLVSGAALRFDGQISVFDRRLDDAPCYACLFPPSEPAPEVACATMGVFAPLVGMVGTVQAAEALKLLAGIGDSLAGRLLMVDALRMEWTTMKLMRVPGCEVCGGA, via the coding sequence ATGAACGACGACCAACTGCTGCGCTACTCGCGCCATATCCTGCTGGACGAACTCGGCATCGAGGGCCAGGAGCGCCTGCTGGGCGGGCATGCACTGGTGATCGGCGCCGGCGGCCTTGGTACGGCCGCCCTGCCCTACCTGGCCTCGGCCGGCGTCGGCACCATCACGGTGGTGGACGACGACGCGGTCGACCTGACCAACCTGCAGCGGCAGATCCTGCATACGACGGCCAGCATCGGCCGCGCCAAGGTGGAATCGGCGCGCGAGGGCATGCTGCGCATCAACCCCGGCATCGCGGTCCGCACCGTCGCGGCACGCGTGGGAGAGGCCGAACTGGCGGCGCTGGCCGCCGAGGCCGACGTGGTGCTCGACTGTTGCGACAACTTCACCACGCGGCAGGCGGTCAACCGCGCCTGCGTGCGCCACCGCGTCCCGCTGGTGTCCGGTGCCGCCCTGCGCTTCGATGGCCAGATCAGTGTGTTCGACCGCCGCCTCGACGATGCGCCCTGCTACGCCTGCCTGTTCCCGCCGTCGGAACCTGCACCGGAGGTGGCATGCGCCACCATGGGCGTGTTCGCGCCGCTGGTCGGCATGGTGGGAACGGTACAGGCGGCTGAAGCGCTGAAGCTGCTGGCCGGTATCGGCGACAGCCTGGCCGGCCGCCTGCTGATGGTCGATGCGTTGCGCATGGAATGGACCACGATGAAACTGATGCGCGTGCCGGGCTGCGAGGTATGCGGCGGCGCCTGA
- a CDS encoding S41 family peptidase: MRKTLKNISLVSVGLVAGVLATLQISATAQNASGPLPLDQLRLMADIFGQIKREYVEPVDDKQLLTAAIKGMVSSLDPHSAYLDEKDFKELQEGTRGRFAGLGIEISQEDGLVKVINPIEDTPAFRAGIQPGDLITRIDDKPVRGLPLEQAVKRMRGEPGTKVTLTIYRKSDERTFPVTITRAEIQVQSVKTKLLDHDIAWVRLTSFQERTVADLGRKLSELAQKDPNLKGVILDLRNNGGGVLQGAVGVAAAFLGNDAVVVSTNGQVPDAKRVYKASFSNYRLSSLDDDPLKDLPALYKTVPMVVLTNAYSASASEIVAGALKDHHRALIMGKTTFGKGSVQTVRPLPNDTGIKLTIAYYYTPSGKSIQAWGIRPDIPVDQNPDGDPDDALVTREIDTEHHLHNKQESELPEMQGREQRRVEELRRLEEENAKKTPEEREKERKKKPIEFGSADDFMLQQAINQLTGKPVLRSKSRLELADEKAAKPVDKKPGKSPAAKPAPAPAAPANGAPPASSPLGEPLGTPTGKAP; this comes from the coding sequence ATGCGTAAGACGCTAAAGAACATCAGTCTGGTTTCTGTCGGCCTCGTCGCCGGCGTACTGGCGACGCTGCAGATCTCCGCCACCGCGCAGAACGCGTCCGGGCCGCTGCCGCTCGACCAGCTGCGGCTGATGGCCGACATCTTCGGCCAGATCAAGCGCGAGTACGTGGAACCGGTCGATGACAAGCAGTTGCTGACTGCCGCCATCAAGGGCATGGTATCCAGCCTCGACCCGCACTCCGCCTACCTGGACGAAAAGGACTTCAAGGAACTCCAGGAGGGCACGCGCGGCCGCTTTGCCGGGCTCGGCATCGAGATCTCGCAGGAAGACGGCCTGGTCAAGGTGATCAATCCGATCGAGGACACGCCCGCCTTCCGCGCCGGCATCCAGCCGGGCGACCTGATCACCCGCATCGACGACAAGCCGGTGCGTGGCCTGCCGCTCGAGCAGGCCGTCAAGCGCATGCGCGGCGAGCCGGGCACCAAGGTCACGCTGACGATCTACCGCAAGAGCGACGAGCGCACCTTCCCGGTGACGATCACCCGCGCGGAAATCCAGGTGCAATCGGTCAAGACCAAGCTGCTCGACCATGACATCGCCTGGGTGCGCCTGACCAGCTTCCAGGAACGCACCGTGGCCGACCTGGGCCGCAAGCTGAGCGAGCTGGCGCAGAAGGACCCGAACCTCAAGGGCGTGATCCTCGATCTGCGCAACAACGGCGGCGGCGTGCTGCAGGGTGCGGTCGGCGTGGCCGCGGCCTTCCTGGGCAACGATGCGGTGGTGGTCTCGACCAACGGCCAGGTACCGGATGCCAAGCGCGTCTACAAGGCCTCCTTCAGCAACTACCGCCTGTCCTCGCTGGACGACGATCCGCTCAAGGACCTGCCGGCCCTGTACAAGACGGTGCCGATGGTGGTGCTGACCAACGCCTATTCGGCCTCCGCATCGGAAATCGTCGCCGGTGCGCTCAAGGACCATCACCGCGCCCTGATCATGGGCAAGACCACGTTCGGCAAGGGCTCGGTGCAGACCGTGCGCCCGCTGCCCAACGATACCGGCATCAAGCTGACCATCGCGTACTACTACACGCCGAGCGGCAAGTCGATCCAGGCCTGGGGCATCCGTCCGGACATCCCGGTCGACCAGAACCCGGATGGCGACCCGGACGACGCGCTGGTCACGCGCGAGATCGACACCGAGCACCACCTGCACAACAAGCAGGAGTCCGAGCTGCCGGAAATGCAGGGACGCGAGCAGCGCCGTGTCGAGGAACTGCGCCGCCTGGAAGAAGAGAACGCGAAGAAGACGCCGGAAGAACGCGAGAAGGAACGCAAGAAGAAGCCGATCGAGTTCGGTTCGGCCGACGACTTCATGCTGCAGCAGGCCATCAACCAGCTCACCGGCAAGCCGGTCCTGCGCTCCAAGTCGCGCCTGGAACTGGCTGACGAGAAGGCGGCCAAGCCGGTGGACAAGAAGCCCGGGAAATCTCCCGCGGCCAAGCCGGCCCCGGCGCCGGCCGCCCCCGCCAACGGCGCGCCGCCGGCCAGCTCCCCGCTCGGCGAGCCGCTGGGCACGCCGACCGGCAAGGCGCCCTGA
- the gpmA gene encoding 2,3-diphosphoglycerate-dependent phosphoglycerate mutase: MYKLVLIRHGESTWNLENRFTGWVDVDLTETGAAQARQAGKLLKEAGFAFDIAYTSVLKRAIRTLWHVQDEMDEMWIPVRNEWRLNERHYGALAGLNKSETAAKFGDEQVLVWRRSYDTPPPALEPADPRASYADPRYAGVPREQIPLTECLKDTVARVLPLWNESIAPDIKAGKRVVIAAHGNSIRALVKYLDQISDDDIVGLNIPNGTPLVYELDADLRPLRHYYLGDQEAIAASLAAVASQGKSR, from the coding sequence ATGTACAAGCTCGTCCTCATCCGCCACGGCGAATCGACGTGGAACCTCGAAAACCGCTTCACCGGCTGGGTCGACGTCGACCTGACCGAAACCGGCGCCGCCCAGGCCCGCCAGGCCGGCAAGCTGCTGAAGGAAGCCGGTTTTGCCTTCGACATCGCCTACACCTCGGTGCTCAAGCGGGCCATCCGCACCCTGTGGCACGTGCAGGACGAGATGGACGAGATGTGGATCCCGGTGCGCAACGAATGGCGCCTGAACGAGCGCCACTATGGCGCCCTGGCCGGCCTGAACAAGTCCGAGACCGCCGCCAAGTTCGGCGACGAACAGGTGCTGGTCTGGCGCCGCAGCTACGACACCCCGCCGCCCGCGCTGGAGCCGGCAGACCCGCGCGCCTCGTACGCCGACCCGCGCTACGCCGGCGTGCCGCGCGAACAGATTCCGCTGACCGAATGCCTGAAGGACACCGTGGCGCGCGTGCTGCCTCTGTGGAACGAATCCATCGCTCCGGATATCAAAGCGGGCAAGCGCGTGGTGATCGCCGCCCATGGCAACAGCATCCGCGCCCTGGTGAAATACCTCGACCAGATCTCGGATGACGACATCGTTGGCCTCAACATCCCCAATGGCACGCCCCTGGTGTATGAGCTCGACGCCGACCTGCGGCCGCTGCGCCACTACTATCTCGGCGACCAGGAAGCGATCGCCGCTTCGCTGGCCGCCGTCGCCAGCCAGGGCAAGTCGCGCTGA
- a CDS encoding rhodanese-like domain-containing protein, translated as MNFFADYNNLALIAVAVVSGGLLAWPTISRGAGGKRVNTTIATQMINKRNAVVVDIREAAEFAKGHLPQAKSAPLSDLAARAAGLAKDKSVPIIVVCQTGQSSGKAHAALKEAGYSEVYSLDGGLAAWQQAGLPVVK; from the coding sequence GTGAATTTCTTTGCCGACTACAACAACCTCGCCCTGATCGCCGTCGCCGTGGTGTCGGGCGGCCTGCTGGCCTGGCCGACGATCTCCCGGGGCGCGGGTGGCAAGCGCGTCAACACGACCATTGCCACGCAGATGATCAACAAGCGCAATGCGGTGGTGGTGGACATCCGCGAAGCCGCGGAGTTCGCCAAGGGTCACCTGCCGCAGGCCAAGAGCGCGCCGCTGAGCGACCTGGCGGCTCGTGCCGCCGGCCTTGCAAAGGACAAGTCCGTACCCATCATCGTGGTGTGCCAGACCGGGCAGAGCTCGGGCAAGGCGCATGCAGCCCTGAAGGAAGCCGGTTACAGTGAGGTCTATTCGCTGGACGGCGGCCTGGCCGCCTGGCAGCAGGCCGGTCTTCCGGTGGTGAAGTAA
- the grxC gene encoding glutaredoxin 3, with protein sequence MARVVMYSTVVCPYCQMAERLLKSKGVESIEKILIDREPGKREEMMARTGRRTVPQIYIDDTHVGGFDDLSALDRQGGLVPLLAA encoded by the coding sequence ATGGCACGAGTCGTCATGTACAGCACCGTGGTGTGTCCCTATTGCCAGATGGCTGAGCGCCTGCTCAAGTCCAAGGGTGTCGAGTCGATCGAAAAGATCCTGATCGACCGCGAACCGGGCAAACGCGAGGAAATGATGGCGCGCACCGGCCGTCGTACCGTGCCGCAGATCTACATCGACGACACCCACGTCGGCGGCTTCGACGACCTGTCCGCGCTCGACCGCCAGGGCGGCCTGGTACCGCTGCTGGCTGCCTGA
- the secB gene encoding protein-export chaperone SecB, which translates to MSDQQNQQQDDQPFFNIQRVYLKDMSLEQPNSPAIFLETEAPSVEVQVNVGAAQLQEGIFEVVVTGTVTTKVQDKVAFLVEAHQAGIFDIRNVPMEQLDPLLGIACPTILYPYLRGNIADVITRAGFQAIHLSEINFQALYEQRLQAAMAEAEGAQEGNSGIVMPDGSQARH; encoded by the coding sequence ATGAGCGATCAGCAAAACCAGCAGCAAGACGACCAGCCGTTCTTCAACATCCAGCGCGTGTACCTGAAGGACATGTCGCTCGAGCAGCCGAACTCGCCCGCCATCTTCCTGGAAACCGAGGCGCCTTCGGTCGAAGTCCAGGTGAACGTCGGCGCCGCGCAACTGCAGGAAGGCATCTTCGAAGTGGTCGTGACCGGCACCGTGACGACCAAGGTGCAGGACAAGGTGGCATTCCTGGTGGAAGCTCACCAGGCCGGCATCTTCGACATCCGCAACGTGCCGATGGAGCAGCTCGACCCGCTGCTGGGCATCGCCTGCCCGACCATCCTCTATCCGTACCTGCGCGGCAATATCGCTGACGTGATCACGCGCGCCGGCTTCCAGGCCATCCACCTGTCGGAAATCAACTTCCAGGCGCTCTACGAGCAGCGCCTGCAGGCCGCCATGGCCGAGGCGGAAGGTGCCCAGGAAGGCAACAGCGGCATCGTGATGCCCGACGGCAGCCAGGCCCGCCACTGA
- a CDS encoding NAD(P)H-dependent glycerol-3-phosphate dehydrogenase codes for MNIAFLGAGAWGTALASHAAAAHEVVLWGRDAAQLAAIASTRSNDAYLPGVALSARLAVEPDFERAAAHGMDTPDSLVIVATPVAGLREMTRRLAARRGGRLRMLWLCKGFEAGTQALPHQMVRAELAAAGVADGSVDYGVLSGPSFAREVAAGLPCALTVAGRSPGLADLAQAAFHHHAMRIYGSDDLIGVEVGGAVKNVLAIATGASDGLGLGLNARAALITRGLAEMTRLGLALGGRAETFMGLAGVGDLILTATGDLSRNRKVGRELAAGKTLDQILAELGHVAEGVRCAQAVAALAEASGVEMPITRAVCAVLFEGLAVSDAVSRLLQRDARDE; via the coding sequence ATGAACATCGCCTTCCTTGGCGCCGGTGCCTGGGGTACCGCGCTCGCCAGCCATGCCGCCGCCGCGCACGAGGTGGTGCTGTGGGGGCGCGACGCCGCGCAGCTCGCCGCCATCGCCTCGACGCGGAGCAATGACGCCTACCTGCCCGGTGTGGCTTTGTCGGCACGATTGGCGGTGGAGCCGGACTTCGAGCGCGCCGCTGCCCATGGTATGGATACGCCCGACAGCCTGGTGATCGTGGCCACGCCGGTAGCCGGGCTGCGCGAGATGACGCGGCGACTGGCCGCGCGCCGCGGCGGGCGCCTGCGCATGCTGTGGCTGTGCAAGGGTTTCGAGGCCGGCACGCAGGCCTTGCCCCACCAGATGGTGCGGGCCGAACTGGCCGCGGCCGGCGTGGCGGACGGCTCGGTCGACTATGGCGTGCTGAGCGGTCCCAGCTTCGCACGGGAGGTGGCCGCGGGGCTGCCTTGCGCACTGACCGTCGCGGGCCGCTCGCCCGGGCTGGCCGACCTGGCACAGGCTGCCTTCCACCACCATGCGATGCGCATCTACGGCAGCGATGACCTGATCGGCGTCGAGGTCGGCGGGGCGGTCAAGAACGTGCTGGCCATCGCGACCGGGGCCAGCGACGGCCTGGGGCTGGGGCTCAACGCGCGGGCGGCGCTGATCACGCGCGGCCTGGCCGAGATGACCCGCCTCGGCCTGGCGCTGGGCGGACGCGCCGAGACTTTCATGGGCCTGGCCGGCGTGGGCGACCTGATCCTGACCGCCACCGGTGACCTGTCGCGCAACCGCAAGGTGGGACGCGAGCTTGCCGCGGGCAAGACACTCGACCAGATCCTGGCCGAACTGGGCCATGTGGCCGAAGGCGTGCGCTGCGCCCAGGCGGTGGCGGCCCTGGCCGAAGCCAGCGGCGTGGAGATGCCGATCACGCGCGCGGTCTGCGCGGTACTGTTCGAAGGGCTGGCCGTGTCTGACGCGGTTTCGCGCCTGCTCCAGCGCGACGCGCGCGACGAGTGA
- a CDS encoding Bug family tripartite tricarboxylate transporter substrate binding protein — translation MSRSIAQMNRRRILLALAAAGVCAAAPFARAESWPARPLRMVVPFPPGSSPDLNARLLAEKLAGALGQPVVVENRPGAGGNIGTGMVARAAPDGYTLLFTINGPLVTAPMLWRHLGYDPVRQLAPVSLVATSPNVLVIDARLPARNLREFVALAKAKPGALNYGSVGSGSAAHLAMEQLKAMAGIELQHVPYPGFPQVTTAIASGQVQAGFMVPAIAMPLVSAGKLRLLAVTSSGRTALLPGVPTVAESGYPGFEAISWQAVLVPAGTPAPIVERLYREVVAILQSEDVRDKLRAQYFAPAGTAPDSLRRTMESEKLRWAKVIRAAGVQPE, via the coding sequence ATGTCCCGCAGCATTGCCCAGATGAACCGCCGCCGCATCCTGCTGGCATTGGCGGCGGCAGGCGTCTGCGCGGCCGCGCCGTTCGCGCGGGCCGAATCCTGGCCCGCCCGTCCCTTGCGCATGGTCGTGCCGTTTCCCCCGGGCTCGTCGCCCGACCTGAACGCCCGCCTGCTGGCCGAGAAGCTGGCGGGCGCACTGGGTCAGCCGGTGGTGGTGGAGAACCGTCCGGGTGCCGGCGGCAATATCGGCACCGGCATGGTGGCGCGCGCGGCGCCGGATGGCTACACGCTGCTGTTCACCATCAACGGTCCGCTCGTGACCGCGCCGATGCTGTGGCGCCACCTGGGCTACGATCCGGTGCGCCAGCTCGCACCCGTCAGCCTGGTGGCCACCTCGCCCAACGTGCTGGTCATCGATGCCCGCCTGCCGGCCAGGAACCTGCGCGAGTTCGTGGCCCTGGCCAAGGCGAAGCCCGGTGCCCTCAACTACGGGTCCGTTGGCAGCGGCAGTGCCGCCCACCTGGCCATGGAGCAGCTCAAGGCGATGGCCGGCATCGAACTGCAGCACGTGCCCTATCCTGGCTTTCCGCAAGTGACGACGGCGATCGCCAGCGGGCAGGTGCAGGCCGGCTTCATGGTGCCGGCGATCGCCATGCCGCTGGTCAGCGCGGGCAAGCTGCGGCTGCTGGCGGTGACCAGCAGCGGGCGGACCGCGCTGTTGCCCGGAGTACCGACGGTGGCCGAGTCGGGCTACCCCGGATTCGAGGCGATCTCGTGGCAGGCGGTGCTGGTGCCAGCCGGTACGCCGGCGCCCATCGTCGAACGGCTTTACCGCGAGGTGGTCGCCATCCTCCAGAGCGAGGACGTGCGCGACAAGCTGCGCGCGCAGTACTTCGCGCCGGCCGGCACGGCGCCGGATTCCCTGCGCCGGACCATGGAAAGCGAGAAGCTGCGCTGGGCCAAGGTGATCCGCGCGGCCGGCGTGCAGCCCGAATAG
- the trmL gene encoding tRNA (uridine(34)/cytosine(34)/5-carboxymethylaminomethyluridine(34)-2'-O)-methyltransferase TrmL: MFNVVLVEPEIPPNTGNVIRLCANTGARLHLVKPLGFPLDDARMRRAGLDYHEYAAMRVHENWEALLTDERPDPARMFALTTKGSTPFGQVAFAPGDWFVFGSETRGLAPERREWFPPAQRIRLPMRPDNRSLNLSNTVAVVVFEAWRQNGFAGGA; the protein is encoded by the coding sequence ATGTTCAACGTCGTCCTGGTCGAACCGGAGATCCCCCCCAATACCGGCAATGTCATCCGCCTGTGCGCCAATACCGGTGCGCGCCTGCACCTGGTCAAGCCGCTCGGCTTCCCGCTCGACGATGCCCGCATGCGGCGCGCCGGGCTGGACTACCACGAGTACGCCGCGATGCGTGTGCACGAGAACTGGGAAGCCCTGCTCACCGACGAACGGCCGGACCCGGCCCGCATGTTCGCGCTGACCACCAAGGGCTCGACGCCCTTCGGCCAGGTAGCGTTCGCGCCGGGCGACTGGTTCGTGTTCGGTTCGGAGACGCGCGGCCTGGCGCCGGAGCGGCGCGAGTGGTTTCCGCCCGCGCAGCGCATCCGGCTGCCGATGCGCCCCGACAACCGCAGCCTGAACCTGTCCAACACCGTCGCCGTGGTGGTGTTCGAGGCCTGGCGGCAGAACGGTTTCGCCGGCGGCGCCTGA
- a CDS encoding ComF family protein gives MEDDKAPRAPVDARAPAAAREDEAQVYARCAGRAGGRAAGRALALGRAAWRACLDALLPCACALCGQVQREVVCAGCAQDLLPVVPRCPVCGLPAGRSAGGASLPCAGCRQAAPSFDAALTLGDYAPPQDSLVLALKFGGVLPLAGWLAAQLAGRMVRSGFPAPALLAPVPLAPRRLATRGFNQAWEIARPLARQLGVRADPVLLRRRRETSAQSALDLAARGRNVQDAFALSVPARLDGLHVGLVDDVMTSGATLAAAARTLKAHGAARVTVLVALRTP, from the coding sequence ATGGAAGACGACAAGGCACCGCGCGCACCCGTCGACGCCAGGGCGCCGGCCGCGGCGCGGGAGGACGAAGCGCAAGTATACGCGCGATGCGCCGGGCGGGCCGGCGGCCGCGCAGCCGGCCGCGCCCTGGCCCTCGGCCGGGCGGCGTGGCGGGCCTGCCTGGATGCCTTGCTGCCGTGCGCCTGCGCCCTGTGCGGGCAGGTCCAGCGGGAGGTCGTCTGCGCCGGCTGCGCGCAGGACCTGCTGCCCGTGGTGCCGCGCTGTCCCGTGTGCGGCCTGCCTGCCGGCCGGTCCGCCGGCGGCGCTTCCCTGCCCTGCGCCGGCTGCCGCCAGGCAGCGCCGTCCTTCGACGCGGCACTGACCCTTGGCGACTACGCGCCGCCGCAGGACAGCCTGGTGCTGGCACTCAAGTTCGGCGGCGTCCTGCCGCTGGCCGGCTGGCTCGCCGCGCAGCTCGCCGGGCGGATGGTCCGCTCAGGGTTTCCAGCGCCGGCACTGCTGGCGCCCGTGCCGCTGGCGCCACGCCGTCTCGCCACGCGCGGCTTCAACCAAGCCTGGGAAATCGCCAGGCCGCTGGCACGGCAGCTCGGCGTCCGGGCCGACCCGGTGCTGCTGAGGCGCCGGCGCGAGACATCGGCGCAGAGCGCACTGGATCTGGCCGCCCGCGGGCGCAATGTGCAGGATGCGTTCGCCTTGTCCGTGCCGGCACGGCTGGATGGCCTGCATGTCGGCCTGGTGGACGATGTGATGACATCGGGGGCCACGCTGGCGGCGGCGGCACGCACGCTCAAGGCCCATGGCGCCGCGCGCGTCACGGTGCTGGTGGCACTGCGCACGCCGTGA
- a CDS encoding methyltransferase domain-containing protein translates to MSLHAAASPDAFLPSTRLTRLAFDRRSAAFDQLDFLFGEIGQRMQERMQLIRLTPGRALDIGCGHGQGLAALRAQYPDAQIAGLDVSAAMLREAGQRDPQRRPGWIGRMLGKRPLFELVQGDLATLPFAADSFDMLWSNLALHWHPEPHLVFPEWHRVTRTDGLVLFSLFGPDTLKELREAFAEVDGDVHTLRFVDMHDIGDMLVHSGWSTPVMDMETLTITYENPQTLLREVHAMGGLRRPGGGLRGRRWHAALLAALERRRNAQGEIALTFEVVYGHAWKLPPRAGQPLDAQGNAVVPLDRIGRGRPRA, encoded by the coding sequence GTGTCCCTGCATGCCGCTGCTTCTCCCGATGCCTTCCTGCCGTCCACGCGGCTGACCCGCCTCGCCTTCGACAGGCGCAGCGCTGCCTTCGACCAGCTCGATTTCCTCTTCGGCGAGATCGGCCAGCGCATGCAGGAGCGCATGCAACTGATCCGGCTGACGCCCGGCCGGGCGCTCGATATCGGCTGCGGCCATGGCCAGGGCCTGGCCGCGCTGCGCGCGCAGTATCCGGATGCGCAGATCGCGGGCCTCGATGTGTCGGCGGCCATGCTGCGCGAGGCCGGCCAGCGCGACCCCCAGCGCCGGCCGGGCTGGATCGGGCGCATGCTGGGCAAGCGCCCGCTGTTCGAACTGGTGCAGGGCGATCTTGCCACGCTGCCTTTCGCCGCCGACAGCTTTGACATGCTTTGGTCCAATCTGGCCCTGCACTGGCACCCGGAACCGCATCTGGTATTTCCCGAGTGGCACCGCGTGACGCGCACGGACGGGCTGGTGCTGTTCTCGCTGTTCGGGCCGGACACGCTGAAGGAATTGCGCGAGGCCTTCGCCGAGGTCGACGGCGATGTCCACACGCTGCGCTTCGTCGACATGCACGATATCGGCGACATGCTGGTGCACAGCGGCTGGTCCACCCCGGTGATGGACATGGAGACGCTGACGATCACCTACGAGAATCCGCAGACGCTGCTGCGCGAGGTCCATGCCATGGGCGGGCTGCGCCGCCCCGGCGGAGGCCTGCGCGGACGCCGCTGGCATGCGGCGCTGCTGGCCGCGCTGGAGCGCCGGCGCAATGCCCAGGGCGAGATCGCGCTCACCTTCGAGGTCGTCTACGGGCATGCCTGGAAGCTGCCGCCGCGTGCCGGCCAGCCACTCGATGCGCAGGGCAATGCGGTGGTCCCGCTCGATCGCATCGGCCGCGGGCGGCCCCGCGCATAG
- a CDS encoding DUF2244 domain-containing protein, with protein MQDLGIAFQMARDESVAGLNGLRPALCTDWLMKRNCSLSPRQVGWFYLSIVCISFAIALLIAWWGYWLVLPFAGLDLIGLGIALLVYARHAVDYERVSLAGGKLVVETASAGKVSRQEFNPHWVRVESGESSRALVTLRSGGRVVRVGKFLVPSARRKFAQELATALRRSEERPPDLGVGQI; from the coding sequence ATGCAAGACTTGGGTATCGCATTCCAGATGGCACGAGATGAGTCCGTTGCAGGTCTGAACGGACTTCGACCGGCGCTGTGCACCGACTGGCTGATGAAGCGCAACTGTTCGCTTTCTCCACGCCAGGTCGGCTGGTTCTACCTTTCCATCGTATGCATTTCGTTCGCCATCGCGCTGCTCATTGCGTGGTGGGGGTACTGGCTCGTGCTGCCTTTTGCCGGCCTGGACCTGATCGGGCTGGGGATTGCCCTGCTGGTATATGCGCGGCACGCAGTGGATTATGAGCGTGTCAGCCTTGCAGGCGGAAAACTGGTAGTGGAGACAGCCAGTGCCGGCAAGGTGTCGCGGCAGGAGTTCAACCCGCATTGGGTGCGGGTCGAGTCGGGTGAATCTTCCCGGGCGCTGGTCACATTGCGCTCGGGCGGGCGTGTCGTGCGGGTCGGGAAGTTCCTGGTCCCGAGCGCGCGCCGGAAGTTCGCGCAGGAACTCGCGACTGCCCTGCGCCGCTCCGAGGAGCGGCCGCCGGACCTAGGCGTGGGACAGATTTGA
- the coxB gene encoding cytochrome c oxidase subunit II — MKMWKKASAACLAGASLLVSQAAPAVTDMPGGPAVRQLNLAEPVTKIAEQIHWLNWMMLIICTVIFVCVFGVMFYSVFKHRKSKGAKPASFHESITVEVVWTVVPFLIVIAMALPATKTVVAMKDTTNSDITIKATGYQWKWGYDYLKGEGEGISFVSTLTTPREQINNEAPKGNTYLMEVDNEMVVPVNKKIRVVTTANDVIHAWMIPAFGVKQDAIPGFVRDTWFKAEKIGVYRGQCAELCGKEHAFMPIVVRVVSDADYTKWVDGKKKEMAAKADDPNKTWTLDEMKARGEKVYLANCAVCHQPNGKGGGPFPALDGSKIVNGPDAGQMHILLEGKGAMPVWKHLSDTELAAVMTFTRNNWGNHTGEVIQPRDFAGARTGKFPEGGGAAGAGEPKADDKAAGKQASLAGNRVAG, encoded by the coding sequence ATGAAAATGTGGAAGAAGGCATCCGCAGCATGTCTGGCCGGCGCATCCCTGCTCGTCAGCCAGGCGGCGCCGGCAGTCACCGACATGCCAGGCGGTCCCGCCGTGCGTCAGCTCAATCTCGCAGAGCCGGTCACCAAGATCGCCGAGCAGATCCATTGGTTGAACTGGATGATGCTGATCATCTGCACCGTGATCTTCGTGTGCGTGTTCGGCGTGATGTTCTACTCCGTGTTCAAGCACCGCAAGTCCAAGGGGGCCAAGCCTGCCTCCTTCCACGAGAGCATCACGGTCGAAGTGGTCTGGACCGTGGTCCCCTTCCTGATCGTGATCGCCATGGCCCTGCCGGCGACCAAGACGGTGGTGGCGATGAAGGACACCACCAACTCCGATATCACCATCAAGGCCACCGGCTACCAGTGGAAGTGGGGCTATGACTACCTGAAGGGCGAAGGCGAGGGCATCTCCTTCGTCTCCACCCTGACCACCCCGCGCGAGCAGATCAACAACGAGGCACCCAAGGGCAACACCTACCTGATGGAGGTGGACAACGAAATGGTGGTGCCGGTCAACAAGAAGATCCGCGTCGTCACCACGGCCAACGACGTGATCCACGCCTGGATGATCCCCGCCTTCGGCGTCAAGCAGGATGCGATTCCCGGCTTCGTGCGCGACACCTGGTTCAAGGCGGAGAAGATCGGTGTCTACCGCGGCCAGTGCGCCGAGCTGTGCGGCAAGGAACATGCCTTCATGCCCATCGTCGTGCGCGTGGTCTCGGACGCCGACTACACCAAGTGGGTCGACGGCAAGAAGAAGGAGATGGCGGCCAAGGCGGACGATCCCAACAAGACCTGGACGCTGGATGAAATGAAGGCGCGCGGCGAGAAGGTCTACCTGGCCAACTGCGCGGTCTGCCACCAGCCCAACGGCAAGGGCGGCGGACCGTTCCCGGCACTGGACGGCTCCAAGATCGTCAATGGCCCGGATGCCGGCCAGATGCACATCCTGCTCGAGGGCAAGGGCGCGATGCCCGTGTGGAAGCACCTGTCGGACACGGAGCTGGCGGCGGTGATGACCTTCACCCGCAACAACTGGGGCAACCATACCGGCGAGGTGATCCAGCCGCGCGACTTCGCCGGTGCCCGCACCGGCAAGTTCCCCGAGGGCGGCGGCGCCGCGGGGGCAGGCGAGCCCAAGGCGGACGACAAAGCCGCAGGCAAGCAGGCCAGCCTCGCGGGCAACCGCGTCGCAGGCTGA